The following coding sequences are from one Halobacteria archaeon AArc-dxtr1 window:
- a CDS encoding SHOCT domain-containing protein: MTTDDSLVRTVLIVIAAILLLPFLMMVVMMPMMGVWGWGHMWDGSMWNGTGATWMWLLMSVVPLLIILGAGYLLYSSIRQSSTQQSDTALEELRTAYARGDISDEEFEERRERLQSKV; the protein is encoded by the coding sequence ATGACAACCGATGATTCGCTAGTTCGGACGGTCCTGATCGTCATCGCTGCGATCCTGCTTCTGCCCTTCCTCATGATGGTAGTGATGATGCCGATGATGGGCGTATGGGGATGGGGACACATGTGGGACGGTAGTATGTGGAACGGCACAGGAGCCACGTGGATGTGGCTTCTCATGTCGGTGGTGCCTTTGCTCATAATTCTCGGGGCCGGGTACCTCCTGTACAGTTCGATTCGCCAGTCCAGTACTCAACAAAGTGATACTGCACTCGAAGAGCTGAGAACGGCCTATGCCCGTGGCGATATTTCGGATGAAGAGTTCGAAGAACGCCGCGAGCGACTCCAAAGCAAGGTGTAG
- a CDS encoding molybdenum cofactor biosynthesis protein MoaB, whose translation MPTDDSRRQTDEHGHDVIDPLYVAIVTVSSSRADESDPDDPGGDTIRDCFEAEGHDVRERALVRDDYAAIRTAVRGFVARDDVDVVLTTGGTGVTADDVSPDAVRPLFERDLPGFGELFRSLSWDEVGTRAMASRATAGIAVDTPVFCLPGSTNACRTACEELIVPEAPHLAGLATSHRSG comes from the coding sequence ATGCCGACAGACGACTCCAGACGCCAGACGGACGAGCACGGCCACGACGTCATCGATCCCCTGTACGTCGCCATCGTAACGGTCTCGAGCTCTCGAGCTGACGAATCCGACCCTGACGACCCCGGCGGTGATACGATCCGGGACTGCTTCGAAGCCGAGGGCCACGACGTTCGCGAGCGCGCTCTCGTTCGGGACGACTACGCCGCGATCCGGACGGCGGTGCGCGGCTTCGTCGCCCGCGACGACGTCGACGTCGTACTTACGACGGGTGGCACCGGAGTTACGGCCGACGATGTCTCGCCGGATGCGGTTCGTCCGCTGTTCGAGCGCGACCTGCCCGGCTTCGGCGAACTGTTTCGGTCGCTCTCCTGGGACGAGGTCGGTACGCGAGCGATGGCCTCCCGGGCGACAGCCGGTATCGCCGTCGACACCCCGGTCTTCTGCCTCCCCGGCAGCACGAACGCCTGTCGGACCGCCTGCGAGGAACTGATCGTCCCCGAAGCGCCCCACCTGGCCGGGCTCGCGACGAGCCATCGTTCGGGGTGA
- the cca gene encoding CCA tRNA nucleotidyltransferase: protein MTADEADLETVVARVHERVDPDGDERAAMDTIAETLRERAERAATALCPNADVLQVGSTARGTWISGDRDIDVFVRFPPELDRETLAEYGLEVGHATLPEGHEEYAEHPYVSGTYDGFDVDIVPCFRLERATEIRSAVDRTPFHTQYLREQLTAELAADVRVTKQFMKGIGVYGSNLRTRGFSGYLTELLVCEYGGFRPLLTAAADWHPPVRLDPEAHGQAEFDDPLVVIDPTDPERNVAAVCAPENVARFQHYARTILENPRIELFEPRSPEPLSADQVRAEIERRETTPVAIRFDTPDLVDDQLYPQLRKSRQGIVSGLDERGFDVVRSAAFANESAAVLVELAVTDRPRIEHHDGPPVHVREHAEGFYDAYADDTTAYGPFIDGDRYVVERPREFTTAQEFLASDRLLDVGLGAHVATALEEGYEVLVGSETVELASTFGHELAVYFDPRP from the coding sequence ATGACAGCCGACGAGGCCGATCTCGAGACCGTCGTCGCGCGGGTCCACGAGCGGGTCGATCCGGACGGCGACGAGCGCGCGGCGATGGATACCATCGCAGAGACACTACGAGAACGCGCCGAGCGCGCTGCGACAGCGCTGTGTCCGAACGCAGACGTATTACAGGTCGGCTCGACGGCCCGAGGAACCTGGATCAGCGGCGACCGGGATATCGACGTCTTCGTCCGGTTTCCGCCCGAACTCGATCGCGAGACGCTAGCCGAGTATGGGCTCGAAGTCGGGCATGCGACGTTGCCGGAGGGCCACGAGGAGTACGCCGAACATCCCTACGTGTCGGGGACGTACGACGGCTTTGACGTCGACATCGTCCCCTGTTTCCGGCTCGAGCGCGCGACCGAGATCCGATCGGCCGTCGACCGGACGCCATTTCACACCCAGTATCTGCGCGAGCAGCTTACCGCCGAGCTGGCCGCAGACGTTCGCGTCACGAAACAGTTCATGAAGGGAATCGGTGTCTATGGCAGTAACCTCCGCACACGTGGATTCAGCGGCTATCTGACCGAATTACTGGTCTGTGAGTACGGCGGCTTCCGCCCGCTGCTTACCGCGGCTGCCGACTGGCACCCGCCCGTTCGTCTCGATCCGGAAGCCCACGGACAGGCCGAGTTCGACGACCCGCTGGTCGTGATCGATCCGACCGATCCCGAGCGAAACGTCGCCGCAGTCTGTGCACCCGAAAACGTCGCGCGATTTCAGCACTACGCCCGCACGATCCTCGAGAATCCCCGGATCGAGCTGTTCGAGCCGCGATCTCCCGAGCCACTGTCGGCCGACCAAGTCCGAGCCGAAATCGAGCGCCGGGAGACGACACCAGTTGCGATCCGGTTTGACACACCAGATCTCGTCGACGACCAGCTCTACCCACAGCTTCGAAAGTCGCGCCAGGGGATCGTCAGCGGCCTCGACGAGCGGGGGTTCGACGTCGTTCGATCGGCCGCGTTCGCCAACGAGAGTGCGGCCGTCCTCGTCGAACTGGCGGTGACCGACCGCCCTCGGATCGAACACCACGACGGCCCACCAGTCCACGTCCGCGAGCACGCCGAAGGGTTTTACGACGCCTACGCCGACGATACAACCGCCTACGGGCCGTTCATCGACGGAGACCGGTACGTCGTCGAGCGCCCACGAGAGTTCACTACCGCACAGGAGTTCTTAGCGAGCGACCGTCTCCTCGACGTCGGACTCGGGGCCCACGTCGCGACAGCTCTCGAGGAGGGGTACGAGGTACTTGTCGGGTCGGAGACGGTCGAGCTGGCGTCGACGTTCGGCCACGAACTTGCTGTCTACTTCGACCCACGGCCCTGA
- a CDS encoding histone deacetylase has protein sequence MQFGYNEACLAHDPGQRHPESPDRLRAIRQRLSRLHGVTYVDGTPASMETMALAHDREHVDAVAEFCADGGGEWDPDTTASDGSWDAIRHSAGLACWAVEAALGGADGRQTPFSLGRPPGHHAVEDDAMGFCFINNAAVAARHAQESLGAERVVILDWDVHHGNGTQDIFYDDESVFVFSLHEEGLYPGTGELEETGAGTGDGTTMNVPLPAGTDDDDYVAIVDGPVATAIESYDPDLILVSAGFDAHRHDPISRIRLTTEAYALLADRMRSLAETTGADLAFLLEGGYGLEVLADSVATIHETFDGREPVEPANEVSDGTLELIEAVQDVHDRSS, from the coding sequence ATGCAGTTTGGCTACAACGAGGCCTGTCTGGCACACGACCCTGGCCAACGCCATCCGGAGTCGCCGGACCGACTTCGGGCGATCCGACAGCGCCTCTCACGACTCCACGGCGTGACGTACGTCGATGGAACCCCTGCCTCAATGGAGACGATGGCTCTCGCGCACGACCGTGAACACGTCGATGCTGTCGCCGAGTTCTGTGCCGACGGCGGTGGTGAGTGGGACCCGGACACGACCGCCAGCGACGGAAGCTGGGACGCGATCCGCCACAGCGCTGGCCTCGCCTGTTGGGCCGTCGAAGCCGCGCTCGGCGGTGCCGACGGACGACAGACACCGTTCTCGCTCGGACGGCCGCCTGGCCACCACGCCGTCGAGGACGACGCGATGGGGTTTTGTTTCATCAACAACGCGGCCGTCGCTGCCAGACACGCACAGGAATCACTCGGCGCCGAGCGCGTCGTCATTCTCGACTGGGACGTCCACCATGGCAATGGCACGCAGGACATCTTCTATGACGACGAGTCCGTGTTCGTTTTCTCGCTACACGAAGAGGGGTTGTACCCCGGTACGGGCGAACTCGAGGAGACCGGAGCCGGAACCGGCGACGGCACGACAATGAACGTCCCCTTGCCAGCGGGCACCGACGACGACGATTACGTGGCCATCGTCGACGGTCCAGTCGCGACCGCGATCGAATCGTACGACCCCGATCTCATACTCGTGAGCGCCGGCTTCGACGCCCACAGACACGATCCCATCTCCAGGATTCGTCTCACGACAGAGGCGTACGCGTTGCTCGCAGACCGGATGCGATCGCTGGCCGAGACGACCGGTGCTGACCTCGCATTTCTCCTCGAGGGTGGCTACGGTCTCGAGGTTCTCGCTGACAGCGTCGCCACCATCCACGAGACGTTCGATGGCCGGGAGCCGGTCGAGCCGGCCAATGAGGTGAGCGACGGCACGCTGGAGTTGATCGAAGCGGTTCAGGATGTTCACGACCGTTCGTCCTGA
- a CDS encoding NFYB/HAP3 family transcription factor subunit yields MNVELPFAPVDTIIRRNAGDLRVSADASQELATRIQTHGSELAVDAAERATADGRKTLMADDFGVQTAVDADELELPIAPVDRIARRRIDDRYRVSMDARIALADILEDYTDNVARAAAILAHHADRRTITDDDIETYFSLFE; encoded by the coding sequence ATGAACGTCGAACTCCCGTTCGCGCCGGTCGACACCATCATCCGGCGGAACGCGGGCGATCTCCGAGTGAGCGCCGACGCGTCACAGGAACTCGCGACGCGAATTCAGACCCACGGGAGTGAGCTGGCGGTCGACGCCGCAGAACGGGCGACTGCGGACGGGCGAAAGACCCTGATGGCCGACGACTTCGGGGTCCAGACGGCAGTCGACGCCGACGAGCTCGAACTTCCCATTGCGCCGGTCGACCGCATCGCCAGACGCCGAATCGACGACCGGTACCGCGTCTCTATGGATGCCCGCATCGCGCTCGCGGATATCCTCGAAGATTACACCGACAACGTCGCTCGGGCTGCGGCGATTCTCGCCCACCACGCCGACCGGCGAACGATCACCGACGACGACATCGAGACGTACTTCTCGCTGTTTGAGTGA